Part of the Caulifigura coniformis genome, TCATGGGGACGAGTGCCACGGCCGTGTCGGCCGTGCGCGAATGCCAGCGTTTCCCTTGCTCTCACGGCTCACAGAGCCGTGGCACACGTTCCGTTCAACGGGCCGCTCGACCAGGGAGAATGAACATGCTGCTTGCTGACGCCGGAAACGTCCATTTCGTCACGCAGTCCGGGCTGACGCTCGGAAGCGTGCTCGCGATCGTCTGTTCATGGGAGCGGAACAAGTCGATCCTGCTCGCGATCATCGCCGGACTCTTCTCCTGGCTGTACGTGATCTATTTCGCGCTCACCCGCCGCCCCGGCGAGACGAAGCCATGACCCCGGACGAAGCCACGATCGAGGTCGCCCCGGCCCCCCTCCCGATCCCCCCGGACAACGTCTGGCGACGCTGGCCATGGACGATCGCGGCCTTGATCGTGCTCCTCGCCATTGGTGGTCAGTTCTGGGCGACGCGCATCGAACGTGATCCCCGCCTGTTGGGCGACTGGTATTCGAACAACGGGTCCCTGTTTCGCTTCCACCCCGATGGGCGCTTTCAGCACTTCTTGAACATGAAGGGCGGCTTGACTCCCTGGTACATGCAGCAATGGCGCACGCGCGGGGACCGCATCGAGGTGACCAGCGCTCCCAGCGGGTGGAAGCAGCGCTGGAATCAATTCCTCGGGCTCTTCCGGCAGTCGAATATCCAGGTCATCGGCTTCTCCGGGACAAACTACCGGATCGTTGAACTGACTGAGGCGGCCATGGTCTTGCAGCGAATCACGCCGCCGGGCTCCATCCGAATCCCGCCGGCCGAGACATTCTCCCGCACGCCGCCCGTCCTTCCGCCAGGTCCGGCCGCCGTGAACGCCGGAATCCGCGCCGCTGAAAACTGATGCGATGATCCATCCGGCGGTGGGAAACGCCTCAGCCCTGCGCCGGCTTCAGCTCCACCGAGTGCAGGACCTTCCCCTGAAGATTCCGCATCGTGATCGCCAGGCGTTCGGAAGTCGCGATCCCCTCGGTGAACGTCGCCGCAGGCGGCTTCGGACCACCGCCGATCAACTGGCCGATCGGACGCTCTGAACCGGCCGGCAGCCATCTGTGCTGGTGGGTATGCCCCGAGACGATCAGCTGGATGCCTCCTTCCTTCAGCAGCGGCAGCCATGCATCACGGCACAGGTCCGCTGATTCCCAGGGCCCTTCCTTCGGCGATTCGCGGATCCAGAACAGGGGAATGTGGCAGAACAGCAGTTTGTAGGGAGCGTCGCGGAAGAACGGTTCCTTGATGATCTTCGCCAGCCAGCGCGTCTGGCGTTCGCGCATCGCCGTGAAGGCCGCCAGCCCTCCGAAAACCGGGTGCTCATCCACCTTGTCTTCACCCGTATCCATCACCAGCGCCGCGACGGGGCCGCTGCGAAACGCGTAGTAGAATCGGTCGCCCGGCGTGCCGGTGAACTCGGGAAGATGCCGGGCCGCCGGCCCGCGGACATCGTGGTTGCCCCGGGCGTAAGCCAGCGGCCAGCTGGCAGCGATCGCGAGCCCGCCCGGCGCGAGATACTGGTTCGACATCTTCGCTGGGGTATAGATGTCGTTCGTCTGGTCGCCATTCCACAGGAGAAAATCCGGCCGGAAATCGACGGTCAGGCGATGTACGCCCGCGATCGTTTCCTGGTTCTCGTGCGTGTCGTTCCAGATCGCAAACCGGGTCTCCTTCGCCGCCGGATCGAGCGTGCGGAACGTCTCGGTCGGCGACAGCACCGCCTCGCCCCGCTGGATCTTGTAGGCAGTCTGAAAGTCAACTGGCGTCACGGAGACGCGGTACTTCACGTCCGTACCGGCCGGGAGTTCCGGAAGCCGGAATTTCAGGACATGCGCCGCATATGGCAGGAGGCCGTCGCTCTCCGCATCGATTCGCTGGAACGGTTCGCCATTGACCGACAGCTCGACGAAGCCCGTCGCAGGCCCGCTGACCGGCTGCAGGATGGTCAGGGAGTCGGCCGCGGGCCCCGACAGGACAGGACTGCCGGTGAGGAGCGGTCGGCCATCCTGCGCCCGACTGGAAACGGCCTCGGCGCTCATCACCTGCGACGGAAGCAGGGCGGCCGCGCCGGTCGCAAGAGAACTCGTGAGGAAGTCGCGTCGTTCCATCACAGCACCGGAATCAGAGGGCAATGAGACGTGGATCGATGACGCGAGCTTATCGCCCGCGCATCGCTGGTGTCAGTCGTCGGCGCCGTCCGTGCTCTCGCGGCCTCGCGCCAGTTGCCTCGTGACGACGGCTACGCGGCGGCCAAGATGCCGCGCGGTCGCGAGATCGGATTCCCGCGGCGCGGTGTCGGGCCCTTCGTCGACGTTCGATTGCGCGCCGGCTCCCAGAAAGAATCCCAGTCGATTCAATTCGTCAGCGGAGCCAGTCGAGGAATTGTTGGCCGGTGGCAGTCCAAGATTCACCCAGTGCATCCCGTGCTGGGCCGCGAACAGCGCCAGTTGCATCAGAGTGGCCAGCTTGTCTCCAGACTGGGATCCCGAGTTACTGAAGCCCGCGGCGACCTTGTCTTTCCATTTGAATCCGGCCGCCATCACCCGTCGGGAAGTGGCATCCTGAAATGCCTTGAACTGCGCGGAGGGACCGGCCATGTAGGTCGGTGTCCCGAAGATGATCGCGTCCGCCCGTTCCAGGTCGTCCCATGCGGCATCGACATCTCCAACAGGGATGACCTGCGTTGTGACGCCTGGGAGAGTCGCAGCGCCTTCGGCCACGGCGTTGGCCTGTCGGGCGGTATGCCCGTATCCGCTGTGATAGGCGACGGCCACACGGATCGCGGGCACGGAAGACTCGATGGTCGGCGATGATCTGGACAGCATCAGATCCCCTCCGGCCAGTGACGCGTCTCGGCGAGCGATTCGCCCGTCTCGATCAGGCTTTTCAGGCTCGCGAACACATGCGGCCAACCCTCGGACATCGTTGCAATGAGCTTCGAATCGGGACGGTCGATTTCGTGGAAGATGCTCAGCTTGACCGACTCGCCGACCGGCTCGAGTTCATAAGTCAGTCTCGAATGCCCTTCGGCTTTGAGCTCGGGAATGAATTCGTTCCTCCAGGTCAGCACGAGTTTGCGCGGCGGATCAAACTCGATGACCTGACCGCTGTCGGCGATGCGGCCATCGGGAATCATGATCCGCCAGGAAGCGCCCGGCTTCCAATCGGATTCCATCCACGTCTGACACCAGTACTGGCGCGTGAACTCGGGATCGAGCAGGGCGTTCCAGAGCTTCTCGGGCGTGGTGCGGATGTAGGTGACATGCACGAAACGGGAGTTAGTCATGGACGTCTCCTTCGAGTCGCTTCTTGAGGTCCGCGAGAGCCCGCAGGCGTCCGCTCTCGAAGTTGCTGATCCAGCGATCGGCGATCTCGTGGATCGGGACAGGATTAATGAAATGGAGTTTCTCGCGACCGCGACGCTGAGTGACGACGAGTGACGCGGCTTCGAGGATTCGGAGGTGTTTCGTGACCGCCTGGCGGGACATCTCCAGGTGCTCGCAGAGCTGCCCCAGCGTCTGGCCGTTGCGCGAGCGCAGACGGTCCAGCAGGAGGCGTCGGCCCGAATCGGCGAGGGCTTTGAAGACGTGGTCGAGGTCGTCAGGCACAGTGGAATTATGCAACCATTTGGTTGCATGTCAAGCGGCCATTCTCCAACAGGAATTGAAAAACACCCCGGTCACTGGAAAGCGACCGGGGTGTTGGCGACGAGCGAGATGGTCCCGGAGGACTATTTCTTGAGCCGCTTTTCCAGCGTCGTCATCGTTTCCTTCAATGTGTACTCCAGGGAGTCGTCCTGGTCGTACACCAGCGACTCCACGGCGATGTCGAGTGCTTCGGGCACGCTGAAGAAACTCAGGGCACGCACCGCTTCCAGACGCACGCGCGGATGCTCGTCGTTCACCCGCGCCTGCAACAGCTTGAGGACCTCGGGAATCGAGTCGCGCCAGTAGCACAGCACCCGTACGGCCGCGGCCCTGACCCGCGGCTCGGGGGCGTTCAGCAGCCTGCCGAGAAGCGTCGCGTCGACGGCGTTGTGATGCTGCTTGACCCACAGCGCTTCAAGCAGGTGGTGTGCTTCCTCCGTATTGTTGATGTCCAGGCCGGCCGCCCAGGCGTCGAGGGCGTCAACGACGTCGGCCGTCGGCCGGCCGCGCAGCTCACGACGCACCCGATAACGTGTCCGGTACTCAGGCTCCTTCAACAGCGCGATCAGCGAAGCGATCGATGCCCCGTCGATCTTTGCCGGCGTCAGCAACGGCTTGTTCTTGTACACGACTCGCCAGATCCGGCCGTGATTGTGATCGCGGTTGGGATCGCGGATCGAGTGCTGCATGTGCCCCACCAGCGGATTGAACCAGTCGCAGATGTAGAGCGTGCCATCGGGGGCGAACTGCAGGTCGACCGGCCGGAAGTTCGGGTCGCTCGACGCCAGCAGCGGCTCGACAGGATCCGCGTGAAAGCCCGAGCCTTCCTCCGACATCTTGTAGTTCAGCGTTCCCTGGAACCCGATGCAGTTGTTCAGCAGGTAGTTCCCTTGCAGCTCATCCGGGAACTGCCGGCTCGAAACGAACTCGCAGCCGCAGGTCGGACGCCACTGCTTCACCAGGAACTGCTTCATGTTCGGATGCTTGTCCGGATAGTCGACGCTCCCGGAGAACGCCGTGGCGAAGTAGTTGGCCCCCCCCGAGGCGTCGGCGATGAACGTCTGTCCCCAGTGATCCCAGTTGATCCCCCACGGATTCGCAAATCCGTAAGAGACGAAGACGTCGAGCTTCTCCGTCTTCGGTTCGTAGCGGAAGAAGCCGGCGTCTTTCAGCCGTGTCGGTCCGTAGGGCGTTTCGATCTGGGTGTGGTGGAACGTCCCTTCACCGAAATACAGGTCTCCCCCCGGGCCCCATTCGAAGGCGTGCAGTGCGTGGTGCGAATCCGCCGAGTCGAACCCATGCGCCACGAGCGTGCGCACATCCGCCTTGTCGTCGCCGTTCGTATCCTTGAGGAACAGCAGGTTCGGCTGTGCTCCCACGTACGCCCCGCCGTCCCCCAGTTCGATCCCGGTCGGAAGATGCAGCTTGTCGGCGAAGACGGTCGACTTGTCCGCTTTCCCGTCACCGTTGGTGTCTTCCAGGATCAGGATCCTGTCGTCCGGCGTTTCGCCCGGGAGATAGCCGGGATACGACGGCATCGTCGTCACCCACAGCCGCCCGCGGCTGTCGAAGGCGAACTGCACCGGGTTCTCCAGTTCCGGGAAGTCCACCTCGGAAGCAAACAGCTGCACCTCGAAACCTTCGGGAACCGTGAACTGCTGCGCCGACTCCTGCGGCGAGGTGATCTTGATTTCCTTCGTGAAGTTCGACGGCGTCGTGACGAAGTCGCCCGTCTTCGAATCGTCAATCTTCGGCGTGTCTCCCTTCGCCACCGCCCAGATCGCCCCGTCGCGAACTTCCGTCATCTTTCGCAGCTTGGCGAATTCCGCAGGGAAGTTGTCGACTCCGAAGGGCTTCTTGCGGCCGCCATAGATGTAGTACCCGTTGACGGCCCGATAGTCGTAAAACAGCAGCTTGTTCTTCTCGTTCACCGCCTGCCGGATCTTCGCGACGTCCTCCGCCTTCCCCGCGGCCGCCGCGCCGAACAGCGCGTCGGCGATCGCCCTGGCAAGCAGCTCATCCCCCTTCGCGGTGAGGTGGCAGCCGTTGATCGTGAGCGGCGTTTTCGCTTCATCGAACATCGTCAGGGTCGGCGTGAACAGGTCCACGAACCGGGTCTTCGTTTCCGCCGCGATCTTCTCCATCGCGTCGCAATACTTGCGGATATTCCCGTTGTTGTTCGCCCCGGCCAGGATCTTGCGGTCGATAAGGTCTTCGTTCGCGATCGGGGAAAACAGCACGAGGGTCGGCGGGGCAACGCCGTTGTATTTCGTGCTCGTCGTGTCGCTGATGAACTTCTTCAGGTCGGCCTCGAACTTCGGCAGTCCCTTGTCGCCGCCGAAGGATTCGTTGAAGCCGAAGAAGGCGAACAGCACCGACGGCTTCTGGTCGTTCAGCTCGAACCCGTGGTCCTGAAAATCCTTGGAACGCGGGCGCAGCGTCAGCTCATCGGCCGACCACCCCAGGTTGCGGATCACCAGATCCAGCTGCGGATTCCGGCGATAGATCTCCGTCTCCAGCCCGCCGTCGTAGAGCATTCGCTCCGCCAGCGTGTTCCCGATGAAGACGATCCGGTCCCCCTTCTTCAGCGAAAGAAGCGGGTCGGCGGCGGCCGCAGCCGTCTGCAGAACCGCCGTCTGCACAACCAGGGAACAAAGGCACGCGGCGAGGCACAGTCGCATGATCGAGGCTCGGAAGGGGAGCAACGGCTGGAAGGTGGGCTGTTCAACGGCGCCCCAGTGAAGTGGCGCCGCGGGACTGTCGATTCTGACGGTCCCGCAAACAGCATGCAAACCGGTTCAGGCCGCGGACCGGCCCCGGGACCTTACACCGAAACCTTTCCCCACCGGCGGCCCAGCCACTTCGCCAGGCTGTCGAACAGCGAATAGCACACCGGCGTAATCAGCAGCGCCAGCAGCAGGCTGAACACCTGCCCCCCCACGATCACCTTCGCCATGCTGGCCCGCGCTCCGGCTCCCGGTCCCTGGCCCACCGCAATCGGGATCATCGCCGCCACGAGCATCACGGTCGTCATCAGGATCGGCCGCAGACGCGTGTGGTTTGCCTCGATGATCGCCGCGTCCCGCTCCATCCCCGACGCCCGCAGCTCGTTCGACTTGTCGACCTGCAGGATGCCGTTCTTCTTCACAATGCCGATCAGCATGAACAGCCCGAACATGGCGTACAGATCCATCGGCGTGTTGAACAGGATCAGCGACAGCAGCCCGAACGGAATCGTCACCGGCAACGCCGCCAGGATGCTCACCGGATGCAGCCAGCTTTCGAACTGCGCCGCCAGGATCAGGTACATGAACAGGATGCTCATCCCCAGAGCGATCGCGAAATAGTACGCCGTCTCGCCGAGCGTTTTCGCCTGGCCGCCGAACGTCACCTCGTATTCCGGCGGCAGTTTCATCTCCGCGACGATGGAGTTCGCCCGCTGCACCGCCTCCGACAGCGACACATCCTCGGGATGCGCTTTGATCATCACCGTGCGCTGACGGTTCAGCCGGTTGATCTGGCTCGGCCCGCGCGATTCATCCAGCGACGCCAGGCTCGTCAGCTGCACCAGCCCCGCGTTCGGAGAGGGAAGCATCAGCTGTTCCAGTGTCTGGGGATTGTCGCGGAACGATCGCTCAGCCCGCATCCACACGTCGTACTGCTCGCTGTCCTCTTTATAGCGCGACACGATCTGCCCGCCGACGAGGATGTTCAGGCTGCTGCTGACCGTCTGGACCGGAATCCCCAGGTCGCTCGCCCGGTTCCGGTCGATCGCCACCTGCACCTCCGGCTTGCGGAGCGACAGCGTCGTGTCGACGTCCACCAGCCCCCGCACTTCCCGCAGCTTCGACACGATCGTGTCGGAATACTCCGCCAGTCTGTCGAGATCCGGACCCTGCAGGCTCATCTGGAACGTGCGGCTGTCCTGGCCCGTTGCCCCGATCGCCGACACGTCGGAGACCACGGTCCGCAACTCCGGATAGTCTTCCAGCACCCGCCGCGCGAGCTTCATGATGTCGAACTGCGTGTACTTCCGGGTCTCCAGTCCCTTGATCTGGATGTGGATCGAACCCCGCGTCACGTCTCCCTGCCCCTTGCCGCCCCCCGAGTTTTCACCGATGACGGTGAAACGATGCGCGACGCCCGGCAGGGCCGCCAGCCGATTCTCGATCTCCGTGAACACCGCGTTCGTACGTTCCAGCGTGTACCCCTCTGGTGTCTGCAGCGACACCTGAAACTCGCTCTGGTCGTCGCGCGGAACCAGGTTGACGGCCAGCCCCTTGAGGATGGGGAAGGTCGAGAACACCACCAGCACGCAGACGCCCAGCGTGATCAGTCGGTGACGCAGGGCCCACCGCAGCGCAATGCCATATCCGCCGTCCACCAGGCGGTAGATCCAGCCTGACTTCGACGACCCGTGCCCTCCGTGGGAATCCTCCAGCTTGAGGAACCGTGAACACAGCATCGGCGTCAGTGTGAACGAAACGAACAGGCTCATCAGGATCGCGAACGCGACCGTCAGTCCGAAGCTGCTGAAGAATCGGCCGACCATGCCTCCCATGAACGCCACCGGGAGAAAAATCACCACCAGCGACAGGCTCGTCGCCATCACCGCGAGCGCGATCTCGTTGGTCCCTTTCCGCGACGCGGTCATCGCATCAAGCCCCTCTTCTTCCATGTAGCGGAAGATGTTTTCGTGAACCACGACTGCATCATCGATCACGATGCCGATTGCCAGGATCAGCCCCAGCATCGTGATGTTGTTCAGCGTGAACCCCATGTACTGCATGAACAGGAACGTGGGGATGATCGACGTCGGAATCGCGACCGTGGCGATCAGCGTCGTCCGCCAGTCGCGGATGAACAGCATGATCGTCGCGGAGACCAGCACCGCCGCGAGCAGCAAGTGGAACTGCACTTCATGCATCGACTCGCGAATGAAATGCGACTGGTCTTGGATGATTTCGATCTGGATATCCTCAGGGAGTGCCCCGCGGATTTTCTCCAGCCGCGCGAGAACCGCATCCGAAATGCCGACCGTGTTCGTCCCGGACTGCTTCTGCACGAACAGGCTGACCGCGTTCTCCCCGTCGAGCCGGCTCAACCCGCGCGGCACTTCAATCGAGTCTTCCGCGTAACCGATGTCCTGCAGCCGGATCAGGTAGTCCCCCGTCTTGGTGACCACCAGGTTGTTGAATTCCTGTGGCGTCTGAAACCGGCCCAGCGTCCTGAGCACCAGTTCCCGCGCCCCCTGGTCCACGATCCCCCCCGGCAGTTCGAGGTTCTGCGAAACCAGCGCCTGGCGGACGTCTTCCACCGAGACGCCGACCGCCGCCATCCTGTCCGTATTCAGTACGACGTTGATGGCCCGGCTCCGCCCTCCCGACATCGAAACCGCGCCCACGCCGGGAACCGTCTGCAGCTGTTCCTGCACCCGCCGCTTCGCGATCTCAGTGACCTCCCGGATGTCGCGCCGCCCCGATACGCCGATCGTCATGATCGGCGAAGCGTCCATGTCGAACTTGTTGACGACCGGCGCTTCCATTCCCTCCGGAAGCTGTTTGAGAATCGAGGTCACCTTGTCGCGCACATCCTGCGCCGCGACGTCGCCATCCTTCTCCAGCAGGAACTGGACCGTCAGCTGCGACAGCCCTTCACGCGTCGTCGACTGCAGCTGGTCGATGCCTGAAACCGTGTTGATCGCCTCTTCCAGCGGCTTGGTGACCGTCGCTTCCATCTCCTCGGC contains:
- a CDS encoding metallophosphoesterase family protein → MERRDFLTSSLATGAAALLPSQVMSAEAVSSRAQDGRPLLTGSPVLSGPAADSLTILQPVSGPATGFVELSVNGEPFQRIDAESDGLLPYAAHVLKFRLPELPAGTDVKYRVSVTPVDFQTAYKIQRGEAVLSPTETFRTLDPAAKETRFAIWNDTHENQETIAGVHRLTVDFRPDFLLWNGDQTNDIYTPAKMSNQYLAPGGLAIAASWPLAYARGNHDVRGPAARHLPEFTGTPGDRFYYAFRSGPVAALVMDTGEDKVDEHPVFGGLAAFTAMRERQTRWLAKIIKEPFFRDAPYKLLFCHIPLFWIRESPKEGPWESADLCRDAWLPLLKEGGIQLIVSGHTHQHRWLPAGSERPIGQLIGGGPKPPAATFTEGIATSERLAITMRNLQGKVLHSVELKPAQG
- a CDS encoding flavodoxin family protein yields the protein MLSRSSPTIESSVPAIRVAVAYHSGYGHTARQANAVAEGAATLPGVTTQVIPVGDVDAAWDDLERADAIIFGTPTYMAGPSAQFKAFQDATSRRVMAAGFKWKDKVAAGFSNSGSQSGDKLATLMQLALFAAQHGMHWVNLGLPPANNSSTGSADELNRLGFFLGAGAQSNVDEGPDTAPRESDLATARHLGRRVAVVTRQLARGRESTDGADD
- a CDS encoding SRPBCC family protein; this encodes MTNSRFVHVTYIRTTPEKLWNALLDPEFTRQYWCQTWMESDWKPGASWRIMIPDGRIADSGQVIEFDPPRKLVLTWRNEFIPELKAEGHSRLTYELEPVGESVKLSIFHEIDRPDSKLIATMSEGWPHVFASLKSLIETGESLAETRHWPEGI
- a CDS encoding ArsR/SmtB family transcription factor: MPDDLDHVFKALADSGRRLLLDRLRSRNGQTLGQLCEHLEMSRQAVTKHLRILEAASLVVTQRRGREKLHFINPVPIHEIADRWISNFESGRLRALADLKKRLEGDVHD
- a CDS encoding PVC-type heme-binding CxxCH protein, which gives rise to MRLCLAACLCSLVVQTAVLQTAAAAADPLLSLKKGDRIVFIGNTLAERMLYDGGLETEIYRRNPQLDLVIRNLGWSADELTLRPRSKDFQDHGFELNDQKPSVLFAFFGFNESFGGDKGLPKFEADLKKFISDTTSTKYNGVAPPTLVLFSPIANEDLIDRKILAGANNNGNIRKYCDAMEKIAAETKTRFVDLFTPTLTMFDEAKTPLTINGCHLTAKGDELLARAIADALFGAAAAGKAEDVAKIRQAVNEKNKLLFYDYRAVNGYYIYGGRKKPFGVDNFPAEFAKLRKMTEVRDGAIWAVAKGDTPKIDDSKTGDFVTTPSNFTKEIKITSPQESAQQFTVPEGFEVQLFASEVDFPELENPVQFAFDSRGRLWVTTMPSYPGYLPGETPDDRILILEDTNGDGKADKSTVFADKLHLPTGIELGDGGAYVGAQPNLLFLKDTNGDDKADVRTLVAHGFDSADSHHALHAFEWGPGGDLYFGEGTFHHTQIETPYGPTRLKDAGFFRYEPKTEKLDVFVSYGFANPWGINWDHWGQTFIADASGGANYFATAFSGSVDYPDKHPNMKQFLVKQWRPTCGCEFVSSRQFPDELQGNYLLNNCIGFQGTLNYKMSEEGSGFHADPVEPLLASSDPNFRPVDLQFAPDGTLYICDWFNPLVGHMQHSIRDPNRDHNHGRIWRVVYKNKPLLTPAKIDGASIASLIALLKEPEYRTRYRVRRELRGRPTADVVDALDAWAAGLDINNTEEAHHLLEALWVKQHHNAVDATLLGRLLNAPEPRVRAAAVRVLCYWRDSIPEVLKLLQARVNDEHPRVRLEAVRALSFFSVPEALDIAVESLVYDQDDSLEYTLKETMTTLEKRLKK
- a CDS encoding efflux RND transporter permease subunit, with the protein product MNISEICIRRPVFTWVLVSMPVVLGAVAYFELGVDLFPKVDFPVLSVTATVAGASAEEMEATVTKPLEEAINTVSGIDQLQSTTREGLSQLTVQFLLEKDGDVAAQDVRDKVTSILKQLPEGMEAPVVNKFDMDASPIMTIGVSGRRDIREVTEIAKRRVQEQLQTVPGVGAVSMSGGRSRAINVVLNTDRMAAVGVSVEDVRQALVSQNLELPGGIVDQGARELVLRTLGRFQTPQEFNNLVVTKTGDYLIRLQDIGYAEDSIEVPRGLSRLDGENAVSLFVQKQSGTNTVGISDAVLARLEKIRGALPEDIQIEIIQDQSHFIRESMHEVQFHLLLAAVLVSATIMLFIRDWRTTLIATVAIPTSIIPTFLFMQYMGFTLNNITMLGLILAIGIVIDDAVVVHENIFRYMEEEGLDAMTASRKGTNEIALAVMATSLSLVVIFLPVAFMGGMVGRFFSSFGLTVAFAILMSLFVSFTLTPMLCSRFLKLEDSHGGHGSSKSGWIYRLVDGGYGIALRWALRHRLITLGVCVLVVFSTFPILKGLAVNLVPRDDQSEFQVSLQTPEGYTLERTNAVFTEIENRLAALPGVAHRFTVIGENSGGGKGQGDVTRGSIHIQIKGLETRKYTQFDIMKLARRVLEDYPELRTVVSDVSAIGATGQDSRTFQMSLQGPDLDRLAEYSDTIVSKLREVRGLVDVDTTLSLRKPEVQVAIDRNRASDLGIPVQTVSSSLNILVGGQIVSRYKEDSEQYDVWMRAERSFRDNPQTLEQLMLPSPNAGLVQLTSLASLDESRGPSQINRLNRQRTVMIKAHPEDVSLSEAVQRANSIVAEMKLPPEYEVTFGGQAKTLGETAYYFAIALGMSILFMYLILAAQFESWLHPVSILAALPVTIPFGLLSLILFNTPMDLYAMFGLFMLIGIVKKNGILQVDKSNELRASGMERDAAIIEANHTRLRPILMTTVMLVAAMIPIAVGQGPGAGARASMAKVIVGGQVFSLLLALLITPVCYSLFDSLAKWLGRRWGKVSV